Below is a window of Pseudomonas monteilii DNA.
CCGGCAGGGACTTGCGTCAGTCGGTTGCCCTGCAGGTCCAACTCGGTCACCTGACTGAAGCGCCGCAGAAAATCTTCGTCGATCTCGTTCAACTTCATGTTGCGCAGGGCCAGCCGCCTGACGTGCGAAAAGTCCACGGAGGTCGGCAACTGCGGCAGGTTGCCCACCCGTTCACCGTCGATCTCCAGCACATAGTCGCCGGCATAGTCGACCAGCTTGCGGCGCCAGCAACGGCGCAGTTGTGTCGCGACCCGTCTACGCCGCAGAGACACGATCAACCCGGCCTCGCTTCGCCACAAGGTCAGGGCGTGCCTCAGGCGTGCCAGGGTTTCCCTCAAATCGCCATAGTGCTGCCACAGGTCCACGTTGCGATCGAGCAGGTCGGCGATGTAGGTCTCCAGCTGAGCGTCGTCGAGCAGCGGAAAGAGCTGATGGATGCCACTGCGGATGGCTTGGCGGCTGCCGGGCAGGCGGCCGCTGAGCGGGTAGCCCAGGCGACCATCGGCCAGCCGCCTGGGCGGGCGCAGACCTGTGCCGACAGGCGCCATGCCCAGCAGGTCGGCGCAGCGCTGGCGGTCCTGCCCGGCCTGATCGGCCAGCCACTGGCGCAGCCCCGCCTCGTCGAGATCGGCCTGCGCGTCTTCGCCGGGTTCGGCCCCGCTCAGCAGACGCTTCTGAGTGGGGTCGAGGCTCAACAGCAGCGCCTGCCACAGGCTGTTCCCCGCTGCCCCCTGCCGTATGGGGTGTGCAGGCAAGGCAACGTAGCCCTCGTTGCGCCGCACGATCACCCGGACCTCGGGCGCCAGCGTGTTGCCCGTGGCCACGACCACGGGACCGTCGTAGTCGTGCTCGCGCAGTTCCACGCGAACACCGCTCGGCCAGGGCGCCGACTGCTCGAGCAACCCCAGCGCCAGGCGCTCGGTATCGGCGTTGACGGCTTGTGCGAGCTGCAGGCCGAGACAGGCACGGTCCAGGCGTGCGTCACGTGCCGCCCAGCGCGCCCGCTCGGCCAGGGACAATGGAATGCGCCCGGTGGCTTGCAGGGCCTCGACCTCGGCACTGCTCGCGTGATCGAGCAGCTCCTGCGTCTGGCGCCTGGACAGGCTTGGGAAGGCGCGTATCAAGGGGGCCTGCAAGGCCGTTGCCGGGGCCTGACGACTCATCAGCTCAGTGTCGAACGAGGCGCCTCGCAAGCTCGGCAACCGCGTGTGCAATGCCATGCGCTCATGCATGTCGTGCACCCTGGCCAGGGGGCCGGCATGCTCGACATGCAGTCGGCGCAGTTGCGCAGGGGTCAGGTCGGTCACCTGCAACAGCGCTTCGGCCTGCCAGTCGGGTGTGTCGGCGAACGGTCCGCCCAGGCGCCTGACCAGCTCGCCCGTATCGGCTACCGTCTGGATCGGTGGTTTACCATGGGTCAGGCGTACCTGGCCTTCAGCGTCGAGCACCGGGGTCAGCGCATCGACGAACGCAAACCGCGGCAGCCCATGCAAGGCCGCCCAGCCGAGGGCACTGGTGGCCGTTCCCAAGGCCAGGCACTCGGCAACCCCGAACAGATGCTCCAAGGCCCCTTGCCGGTCCCCCAGGCGCCAGTCCTGATAGCCTTCGTAGACCTGGGCAGCGATCTGTACCGCCGATACCGCGAACATGACTTCACCCAGGCCTGGTACGAACAGCGCGGCAAGGTTCAACAGATTGAGCCCGGCGTTGATCGATGCCTGCAGGCGCGCATGGCGGCTGGCCAGGTCTTCGTCGCCGGTCGGCACGGCCAGTACCCGGGCATCGTCGAGCATCTTGCGGGTGTGCAGCGTGCACAGGTAGCCGAACAGCGGTCCGTCGATGGCGAAGTGGCGCCCGTCGAGCTGCAACGGCGTGCCACGCTCGGTGGCTTCGTGCAAGCGCAACAACGTCTCGGTGAACGCCGGGCGGTCCCGCTCGCTGATGAAGCGTGCGAAGAACGTTCGGTAACGCTCGCTGCGCAGGCGCTTGCCCAGCCATTGGTAGAGCGCTTCCCAGGAGGCATGCTGGCTGACCGATGACGAAGGATCCTGGGGAATCCAGGCTGTGATCGACTGTATCGCCCCGTCCGGCACGTCGCGCTGTTCGAACGTGACCACGCCGCGGATGCACTTGCCCAACAGATACAGTTGCCGTGGCGTGGCACTGCCCGGTACCGGCGGGACGACCGGCGCCTCGGTCCAGAGCGGCAACAGCCGGTAGAAGGCATACGCCGCCAGTTTGCCTCGGAGCCTGGCCTGGCGCACGGCAACCTCCAACTGCGCCCGCATGTTGTCCTCCAGCATCCGCTCCACGGCCTTGACTGCCGCGTCGGCCGGCGCCGGGGGCCGTGCCTTGGGCGACAGCAGGCTGGTCAGCAACCGTTGGTATTGCCCGCCCAGGTCCAGTGTCCGGCAACAATGGGCGAACTCCTCGAAACCCAGCGCGAGGCGCTGGCCATCGGCATCGGCCAACCAGGCCCGGCGTTGCAGACCAGGCCTGAGTTCTTCTTCGTGGAAGTTGTGCAGCGCCGACGCCAGCAGGCTCCGTTGAGAGCGGTAGGTCTGACGGTTGACCAGCAGCTTGGGCGCTGCGCTGGGCAGCTCGATCACCTGCTCGATGTGCACCGTCATGCGGCGCACATCCGGTTCAGCGACGCCAATGGTGCGCAACGCCTGCGTCAGCAAGGGTTCGGCGAAGGCATCGATGGACGGAAGCGGCCTGAAATGGTTGCCGACCTGCACGGCCATCGCCTGCTCGCGGCGCAAGGCCCGGTGCAGGGCTCTGATCTGATCGACATCCGCGGTGGTCAGCCAGACGGGCAGGCGGTCGGCGATCAGGCGATCGATCGAGTCACGGGGTATGAAGTCATGGGGCATGGGGGTGGTCCTGTGGAGCAAAACCACAGCAAACCCGGTTGCGCGAAGCCAGGAGCCGTACCCGGCTAACACCCTGGGCCTGGACCTTGCGGGAGCACCGCGATCATCGTTCGGAATTCCGAATAGCCATTTCCGGGGAATTCGGAATGCCGTACGCTGCGCCTACACGAACTGTGTGATCACTGAACGCAACGACGCGATCTTCAACGGTTTCTGCCTCCACCTCCCCGTTGGCACGACTCATGCTCTACACTTGGCAATCGAATACAGTCGGGTCTCGTATTCGTTGAACGAAGAGTCCGCCAACGGCTCCATAAAAAAAACAACGTCGAGGAATTACTGATGCGCATCGTTCGTCATTTGCTGGGTGCCGCCATCGCCGCCACCCTGATCGCGTCCCCGGTCATGGCCGAAGAGCTCACCGGCACCCTGAAGAAGATCAAGGATTCGGGCACCATTACCCTGGGGCACCGCGACTCCTCCATTCCGTTCTCTTACCTGGCCGGCAAGCCAGAACCCGTCGGCTACTCCCACGACATCCAACTGGCCGTGGTCGAATCGCTGAAGAAGCAGCTCGATGCACCTGACCTGAAGGTGCGCTACAACCTGGTCACCTCGCAGACACGCATTCCGCTGGTACAGAACGGCACCGTCGATCTGGAATGCGGCTCCACCACCAATAACGTCGAGCGCCAACAGCAGGTCGGCTTCTCGGTCGGCATCTTCGAAGTCGGTACCCGCCTGCTGGTCAAGGTCAAGGATGGGCAGCCTTCCTACAAGGACTTCGAGGACCTGAAGGGCAAGAACGTGGTGACCACCGCCGGCACCACCTCCGAGCGTCTGCTCAAGGCCATGAATGCCGACAAGCAGATGGGCATGAACGTGATCTCCGCCAAGGACCATGGCGAGTCGTTCAACATGCTCGAAAGCGGTCGTGCGGTCGCCTTCATGATGGACGATGCCCTGCTGGCCGGCGAAATGGCCAAGGCCCGCAAGCCGTCGGACTGGGTCATCACCGGTACGCCACAGTCCTATGAAATCTATGGCTGCATGGTGCGCAAGGGTGACGATGCCTTCAAGAAGGCAGTCGACGACGCCATCGTCGGTTACTTCAAGTCGGGTGACGTCAACAAGAGCTACGAGAAGTGGTTCCAGCAGCCGATCCCGCCGAAGGGCCTGAACCTCAACTTCCCGATGAGCGAAGAGCTGAAGAAACTGATCGCCGAGCCGACCGACAAGGCTGCGGACGAGAAACAGTCCTGATCTGACCTGCGGCCTGTCGCCCCTCCCGGGCGACACGTCATCCGACAGGCCGCCCAATAAGTGTCTAACCTTTCATCCAGAGGCGCCTGCGCCTCTGGATGCTGGAAGTTGTCCGTGAAACGACCGTTCGAGGGGAAATCCCGATGAATTACAACTGGGACTGGGGCGTGTTCTTCAAGTCCACCGGCGTGGGCAGCGAGATCTATCTGGACTGGTACGTCACCGGTCTGGGCTGGACCATCGCCATCGCCATCTGTGCATGGGTCATCGCCTTGCTGCTCGGCTCGATCCTGGGCGTCATGCGCACCGTGCAAAACCGGCTGGTATCGGGAATCGCCACCGTCTACGTGGAGCTGTTCCGCAACGTGCCGCTGCTGGTGCAGCTGTTCCTCTGGTACTTCCTGGTACCGGACCTGCTGCCCGAAGGCCTGCAGGAATGGTTCAAGCAGGACCTGAATCCGACCACCTCGGCCTTGATCAGCGTGATCATCTGCCTGGGCCTGTTCACCGCCGCGCGGGTCTGCGAGCAGGTCCGTACCGGCATCCAGGCGCTGCCACGCGGCCAGGAAGCTGCTGCGCGGGCCATGGGCTTCCGGACCTCGCAGATCTACACCACCGTCCTGCTGCCCCAGGCCTACCGGATCATCATTCCGCCCCTCACCTCGGAATTTTTGAACGTGTTCAAGAACTCGTCGGTGGCCTCGCTGATCGGCCTGATGGAGCTGCTGGCGCAGACCAAGCAGACCGCCGAGTTCTCCGCCAACCTGTTCGAGGCATTCACCCTGGCCACCCTGATCTACTTCACCTTGAACATGGGCCTGATGCTGCTCATGCGCCTGATCGAGAAGAAGGTTGCGGTGCCTGGCCTGATCTCCGTGGGGGGCAAGTAAATGGAACTGGATTTCAGTGAAATCATTCCGGCCTTGCCGGCCCTGTGGGACGGCATGCTGCTGACCCTCGAGCTGATGGTCATGGGCGTGATCGGCGGTATCGTGCTGGGTACCGTGCTGGCCTTGATGCGGCTGTCCTCCAACAAGCTGATGTCGAGGGTCGCTGGCGCCTACGTCAACTACTTCCGTTCGATCCCGCTGCTGCTGGTGATCACCTGGTTCTACCTGGCGGTGCCGTTCGTGCTGCGCTGGATCACCGGCGAGGACACCCCGATCGGTGCCTTCACCTCGTGCGTGGTGGCCTTCATGATGTTCGAAGCGGCCTACTTCTGCGAGATCGTCCGGGCCGGCGTGCAGTCCATTGCCAAGGGCCAGATGGGCGCTGCCCAGGCCCTGGGCATGACCTATGGCCAGACCATGCGCCTGATCATCCTGCCCCAGGCCTTTCGCAAGATGACCCCGCTGCTGCTGCAGCAGAGCATCATCCTGTTCCAGGACACCTCGCTGGTCTACACCGTGGGCCTGGTGGACTTCCTCAACTCGGCACGCGCCAACGGCGACATCATCGGACGCTCCCACGAGTTCCTGATCTTCGCGGGTGTCGTGTACTTCATCATCAGTTTCTCCGCTTCCTGGCTGGTCAAGCGCCTGCAAAAAAGGATCACCGTATGATTTCCATCAAGAACGTCAACAAGTGGTACGGCGACTTCCAGGTGCTGACCGATTGCAGCACCGAGGTGAAGAAGGGCGAGGTCGTGGTGGTCTGCGGCCCGTCCGGTTCGGGCAAGTCCACCCTGATCAAGTGCGTCAACGCGCTGGAGCCGTTCCAGAAGGGTGACATCGTCGTCGACGGCACCTCCATCGCCGACCCGAAGACCAACCTGCCCAAGCTGCGCTCGCGGGTCGGCATGGTGTTCCAGCATTTCGAACTGTTCCCGCACCTGTCGATCACCGAGAACCTCACCATTGCCCAGCGCAAGGTGCTCGGCCGCAGCGAGGCGGAAGCCAACAAGAAAGGCCTGGCACTGCTCGATCGTGTCGGCCTGAGCGCACATGCCAAGAAGCATCCGGGGCAACTGTCCGGTGGTCAGCAGCAGCGCGTGGCGATTGCCCGCGCGCTGTCCATGGACCCGATCGTGATGCTGTTCGACGAACCCACCTCGGCCCTCGACCCGGAAATGGTCAACGAGGTGCTCGATGTGATGGTCGAACTGGCCCACGAAGGCATGACCATGATGTGCGTGACCCACGAAACGGGCTTCGCGCGCAAGGTCGCCAACCGAGTGATCTTCATGGACAAGGGCAGCATCATCGAGGACTGCCAGAAGGAAGACTTCTTCGGCAACCCAGGCGCGCGCCACGAGCGCACCCAACAATTCCTCAGCAAGATCCTGCAACACTGAGGCTGAAGGCGCCCATCGTCCGCCAGGTCGGACAATGGGCGCTGGTGACGGCGAGAGCACTGTGATGAAATGCGACCCCGCCCTGTCCTTGCCTGACCCGCCTGCCTTCGCCGTGAAATCTCGTCTGATCCGCCAACTGCTGCTGCCGCCCCTGATCGTTTTGCTGATGGTCGGCCTGGGCTGCGTGGCGTTCATGCTGAGCGAGCGCAGTGGCATCCGCAGCCTGAGCGAAAACGGCGAGCGCCAGCTCGAACTGCATGCGCGGACCGTCGAGAGCGAGATCAGCAAATACACCTACCTGCCCAGCCTGCTGGAGCTCGAAGGCAGTGTATCGACCCTGCTCGAAAGCCCGGAGGGCGAAGGCCGCCAAGCCGTCAACGAATACCTCGAAGGCCTGAACCGGCGCAGCCGCAGCAAGGCCATCTTCATCCTCGACACCAGCGGCCGCGTCCAGGCCACCAGCAACTGGCGCGACGCCGGCTCGTTCCTGGGCGAGGACCTGTCGTTTCGCGCCTACTTCCAGGACGCGATACGCGGTCGGCCGGGACGCTTCTACGGCATCGGCAGTACCACGGGCGACCCCGGCTACTACCTGGCCCATGGCCTGGAAGAGCATGGCCGGATCAAGGGCGTGGCGGTGATCAAGGTTGGCCTCGACACGCTGGAGGAGCGCTGGCAGCGGGCACGCCTGGAGGCGTTCGTCAGCGACGAGAATGGCGTGATCATCCTGTCCAGCGACCCGGCCCGTCGCCTCAAGTCGGTCTGGCCGCTGACGCCGGAGGTCAAGGAACGCCTGGCCCGCAGCCTGCAATACTACTGGTGGCCGATCAACGAACTGCAGCCCCTGGATCGCGAGGTGCTGGGCGATGGGACCGAGCTGCTGACCTTCCCGGCCCTTGATCAGACCGAAGGCGAGCACACGGAACGACGAGCCGTGACCTACCTGGCCCAGACACGGCGCCTGGCCGATACCCCCTGGCGCCTGACCCTGCTCACGCCGCTGCACGAACTCAAGCGTGAAGCGATGATCCAGGGCGTGCTGGCCGGGTTCTTCTTCGCCCTGCTGACCATCGTGCTGATCGCCTGGAACGAGCGGCGCAAGGTGCTGGCGACGCGCCTGGCGGCCCGTGAGGCGCTGGAGCAGGCCAACAGCCACCTGGAGCGACGCATCGCCGAACGCACGGCCGACCTGCGAGCCAGCAACGAGCGGCTCAAGGGGCAGATCCGCGAACGTCGCCAGGCGGAACAGACGCTGCGTCAGGCCCAGGACGAGCTGGTCCAGGCGGGCAAGCTGGCCGCCATCGGGCAGATGTCCACCAGCATCGCCCATGAGCTGAACCAGCCGCTGGCCGCCCTGCGCACCCTGTCGGGCAATACCGTGCGTTTCCTGGAGCGCGGCGCCATGGACACGGCCAGCGCCAACCTGCTGACCATGAACGACCTGATCGACCGCATGGGGCGCATCACCGCCAGCCTGCGCTCGTTCGCCCGGCGCAGCGACGACAGCGGCCAGGCCGCGCTGAACAAGGCGGTCGAGGCCGTGCTGCAGGTGCTGGCGCCCCGCATCACGGCCTGCGGGCTGCGCGTGCACCAGGCCCTCGACGATCCGCGCCTGGCCATCGACCAGACGCGGCTCGAGCAGATCCTGACCAACCTCATCGGCAACGCACTGGACGCCATGGCCCACCAGCCCGCCCCCGAGCTGTGGCTGGAAGGCTCGCTCGACGAGGGCCGTTACCGGCTTCACGTGCGCGACAACGGCCACGGGATCGATGACGAGACCCGCAAGCATTTGTTCGAACCTTTCTTCACCACCAAGCCGGGCGATCACGGCCTGGGCTTGGGCCTGACGCTGTCGGCCAGCCTGGCCGCAGCCGCCAAGGGCACGCTCAGTGTCGAGCACCCCTCCCCTGGCGGCACGGCCTTCGTGCTCGTGCTGCCCTTGGCCACCCCTCAAGGAACCGGTAGCGCACCATGACCCCCGAGCCTCTTACCGTCCTGATCGTCGAGGACGATCCCCATGTATTGCTGGGCTGCCAGCAGGCCCTGGCCCTGGAGGACATCGTCAGCGAAGGCGTCGGCAGTGCCGAGCAGGCGCTCGAACGCATCGACGATAACTTCGCCGGCATCGTCGTCAGCGACATCCGCCT
It encodes the following:
- a CDS encoding amino acid ABC transporter permease, with protein sequence MELDFSEIIPALPALWDGMLLTLELMVMGVIGGIVLGTVLALMRLSSNKLMSRVAGAYVNYFRSIPLLLVITWFYLAVPFVLRWITGEDTPIGAFTSCVVAFMMFEAAYFCEIVRAGVQSIAKGQMGAAQALGMTYGQTMRLIILPQAFRKMTPLLLQQSIILFQDTSLVYTVGLVDFLNSARANGDIIGRSHEFLIFAGVVYFIISFSASWLVKRLQKRITV
- a CDS encoding histidine kinase, with translation MKCDPALSLPDPPAFAVKSRLIRQLLLPPLIVLLMVGLGCVAFMLSERSGIRSLSENGERQLELHARTVESEISKYTYLPSLLELEGSVSTLLESPEGEGRQAVNEYLEGLNRRSRSKAIFILDTSGRVQATSNWRDAGSFLGEDLSFRAYFQDAIRGRPGRFYGIGSTTGDPGYYLAHGLEEHGRIKGVAVIKVGLDTLEERWQRARLEAFVSDENGVIILSSDPARRLKSVWPLTPEVKERLARSLQYYWWPINELQPLDREVLGDGTELLTFPALDQTEGEHTERRAVTYLAQTRRLADTPWRLTLLTPLHELKREAMIQGVLAGFFFALLTIVLIAWNERRKVLATRLAAREALEQANSHLERRIAERTADLRASNERLKGQIRERRQAEQTLRQAQDELVQAGKLAAIGQMSTSIAHELNQPLAALRTLSGNTVRFLERGAMDTASANLLTMNDLIDRMGRITASLRSFARRSDDSGQAALNKAVEAVLQVLAPRITACGLRVHQALDDPRLAIDQTRLEQILTNLIGNALDAMAHQPAPELWLEGSLDEGRYRLHVRDNGHGIDDETRKHLFEPFFTTKPGDHGLGLGLTLSASLAAAAKGTLSVEHPSPGGTAFVLVLPLATPQGTGSAP
- a CDS encoding amino acid ABC transporter permease, producing MNYNWDWGVFFKSTGVGSEIYLDWYVTGLGWTIAIAICAWVIALLLGSILGVMRTVQNRLVSGIATVYVELFRNVPLLVQLFLWYFLVPDLLPEGLQEWFKQDLNPTTSALISVIICLGLFTAARVCEQVRTGIQALPRGQEAAARAMGFRTSQIYTTVLLPQAYRIIIPPLTSEFLNVFKNSSVASLIGLMELLAQTKQTAEFSANLFEAFTLATLIYFTLNMGLMLLMRLIEKKVAVPGLISVGGK
- a CDS encoding ABC transporter: MRIVRHLLGAAIAATLIASPVMAEELTGTLKKIKDSGTITLGHRDSSIPFSYLAGKPEPVGYSHDIQLAVVESLKKQLDAPDLKVRYNLVTSQTRIPLVQNGTVDLECGSTTNNVERQQQVGFSVGIFEVGTRLLVKVKDGQPSYKDFEDLKGKNVVTTAGTTSERLLKAMNADKQMGMNVISAKDHGESFNMLESGRAVAFMMDDALLAGEMAKARKPSDWVITGTPQSYEIYGCMVRKGDDAFKKAVDDAIVGYFKSGDVNKSYEKWFQQPIPPKGLNLNFPMSEELKKLIAEPTDKAADEKQS
- a CDS encoding amino acid ABC transporter ATP-binding protein, with the translated sequence MISIKNVNKWYGDFQVLTDCSTEVKKGEVVVVCGPSGSGKSTLIKCVNALEPFQKGDIVVDGTSIADPKTNLPKLRSRVGMVFQHFELFPHLSITENLTIAQRKVLGRSEAEANKKGLALLDRVGLSAHAKKHPGQLSGGQQQRVAIARALSMDPIVMLFDEPTSALDPEMVNEVLDVMVELAHEGMTMMCVTHETGFARKVANRVIFMDKGSIIEDCQKEDFFGNPGARHERTQQFLSKILQH